Genomic segment of Pseudomonas iranensis:
CCGGGGCCTGTAATGGTCACATCCGTGTGACCGTTCGCATGAACTCTAAAGTTGCGGCAGACGTATTGCTCGGCCCGTCTGTCGCGTCTTCTCCCGGTTCAGGCGAGAAGTCTTGCCTTACTCGGCTTTCAGGCCGTCAGCGGAGACCGCTTTAACGCCTTTGATTTTCTTGGCAATGCCTACGGCGACTTCTTTCTGCGACTCGGTTACCGCAGTGGTCGACGACAGGGAAACTACACCCTTGTTGGTTTCGACTTTGATGTCGGTGCCTGGAATGCCTTTTTCGGTAACCAGGTCAGCTTTGACCTTGGTGGTGATCCAGGTGTCGCTGGTATCTTGTTTCATTTCGGTAACTTCACCGGCAGCCAGAACCATCGGCGCTTGGGTAGCCTGAGCGGACTGGGCGAAAGCGCCAC
This window contains:
- a CDS encoding BON domain-containing protein; this translates as MKKFAITAAATALTLTMAGGAFAQSAQATQAPMVLAAGEVTEMKQDTSDTWITTKVKADLVTEKGIPGTDIKVETNKGVVSLSSTTAVTESQKEVAVGIAKKIKGVKAVSADGLKAE